From Camelus bactrianus isolate YW-2024 breed Bactrian camel chromosome 16, ASM4877302v1, whole genome shotgun sequence, the proteins below share one genomic window:
- the SLC5A10 gene encoding sodium/mannose cotransporter SLC5A10 isoform X2, translating into MTWWPIGASLFASSEGSGLFIGLAGSGAAGGLAVAGFEWNATYVLLALAWVFVPIYVSSEIVTMPEYIQKRYGGWRIRMYLSVLSLLLSVFTKISMDLYAGALFVHICLGWDFYLCTVLMLAITALYTIAGGLAAVIYTDALQTLIMVVGAVILTVRAFQQIGGYEQLAAAYARAVPSRTISNTTCHLPRADAMHMFRDPYTGDLPWTGMTFGLTIMATWYWCTDQVIVQRSLSARDLNHAKGGSILASYLKMLPMGLIVMPGMVSRVLFPDDVGCVVPSECLRACGAEIGCSNIAYPKLVMELMPTVWVRRCSVRWELSRNEKLRTAPAAGETMTPKTLVASRPPHSCPQLWRRGLSPSTSNTLSLLPPGPLLARTCLRGLMIAVMMAALMSSLTSIFNSSSALFTMDIWRRLRPQAGERELLLVGRLVIIVLVGVSVAWIPVLQGSNSGQLFIYMQSVTSSLAPPVTAIFVLGIFWRRANEQGAFWGLMAGLAAGAARLVLEFLHPALPCGRPDTRPAILGSIHYLHFAIALFVLSAAVVVAGSLLTPPPQSVQIENLTWWTLAQDLPSGAKTGDGQAAQKHAFWARVCGVNAILLVCVNIFLYAYFA; encoded by the exons GCCACGTACGTGCTGCTGGCCCTGGCGTGGGTGTTCGTGCCCATCTACGTCTCCTCTGAG aTTGTCACCATGCCTGAATACATCCAGAAGCGCTACGGAGGCTGGCGGATTCGCATGTACCTGTCGGTCCTGTCGCTGCTGCTGTCCGTCTTCACCAAGATATCG atgGACCTGTACGCGGGGGCGCTCTTCGTGCACATCTGCCTGGGCTGGGACTTCTACCTGTGCACCGTCCTCATGCTCGCCATCACGGCCCTGTACACCATCGCAG GGGGCCTGGCTGCCGTGATCTACACAGACGCGCTGCAGACGCTCATCATGGTGGTGGGGGCCGTGATCCTGACCGTCAGAG CTTTCCAGCAGATTGGTGGGTATGAGCAGCTGGCAGCAGCCTACGCCCGGGCCGTCCCGTCCAGGACCATCTCCAACACGACCTGCCACCTGCCGCGGGCAGACGCCATGCACATGTTCCGAGACCCCTACACAGGGGACCTCCCGTGGACTGGGATGACCTTCGGCCTGACCATCATGGCCACCTGGTACTGGTGCACTGACCAG GTCATCGTGCAGCGGTCACTGTCCGCCCGGGACCTGAACCACGCCAAGGGGGGCTCCATCCTGGCCAGCTACCTCAAGATGCTGCCCATGGGCCTGATCGTCATGCCGGGCATGGTCAGCCGCGTGCTGTTCCCAG ATGATGTGGGCTGTGTGGTGCCGTCCGAGTGCCTGCGGGCCTGCGGGGCCGAGATCGGCTGCTCCAACATCGCCTACCCCAAGCTGGTCATGGAGCTAATGCCCACAG tCTGGGTGAGAAGGTGCTCTGTCAGATGGGAGCTCAGCAGAAACGAGAAGCTGAGAACAGCTCCAGCAGCAGGAGAGACGATGACACCCAAGACCCTGGTGGCCAGCAGGCCACCCCACAGTTGTCCCCAGCTGTGGCGTCGCGGTCTCTCTCCCAGCACCTCAAACACCctcagcctcctgcctcctggcccTCTGCTCGCAAGGACTT GTCTACGGGGCCTGATGATCGCCGTGATGATGGCCGCACTCATGTCGTCGCTGACCTCCATCTTCAACAGCAGCAGTGCCCTCTTCACCATGGACATCTGGAGGCGGCTGCGGCCCCAGGCCGGCGAACGGGAGCTGCTGCTGGTGGGGCG GCTGGTCATCATAGTGCTGGTCGGCGTGAGCGTGGCCTGGATCCCCGTCCTGCAGGGCTCCAACAGCGGGCAGCTCTTCATCTACATGCAGTCAGTGACCAGCTCCCTGGCCCCGCCGGTGACCGCCATTTTCGTCCTGGGCATCTTCTGGCGGCGGGCCAACGagcag GGGGCCTTCTGGGGCCTGATGGCGGGGCTGGCGGCGGGTGCCGCGAGGCTGGTCCTGGAGTTCCTGCACCCGGCCCTGCCCTGCGGCCGCCCTGACACACGTCCCGCCATCCTGGGCAGCATCCACTACCTGCACTTTGCCATCGCCCTCTTTGTGCTCAGTGCGGCCGTGGTGGTGGCCGGGAGCCTGCTGACGCCACCCCCCCAGAGCGTTCAG ATCGAGAACCTTACCTGGTGGACCCTGGCTCAGGACCTGCCCTCAGGAGCCaaaacag GTGACGGCCAGGCAGCGCAGAAACACGCTTTCTGGGCCCGGGTCTGTGGCGTCAACGCCATCCTCCTCGTGTGTGTCAACATCTTCCTCTACGCCTACTTCGCCTGA
- the FAM83G gene encoding protein FAM83G isoform X1: MAFSQVQCLDDSHVNWRSSESKPEFFYSEEQRLALEALVARGPEAFYEVLKRENIRDFLSELELRRILDTIEVYDPGSEDPRAAGQPQGPEDSKAGDCQEASGAGGAPTEAELLPSLEYWPQKSDRSIPQLDLGWPDTIAYRGVTRASVYMQPPIDGQAHIKEVVRKMISQAQKVIAVVMDMFTDVDIFKDLLDAGFKRKVAVYIIVDESNVKYFLHMCERARMHPGHLKNLRVRSSGGTEFFTRSATKFKGALAQKFMFVDGDRAICGSYSFTWSAARTDRNVISVLSGQVVEMFDRQFQELYLMSHGVSLKGIPMEKEPEPEPVLLPSTVPLLPSGTVAKKLVNPKYALVKAKSADEIAKASSEKQGATRSPAGRGPAPADQPGDLPEPPSSIHPGLLNLERANMFEYLPTWVEPDPEPGSDILGYINIIDPNIWNPQPSQMNRIKIRDTAQAGAQPWRQSQGCGPAPVPRASTPSAPQDGVPAENGLHQGDTEPRPPVPKPRTVPVADLLAREGGGVGWALETPEEEAPQNGTDHGPPRTEGPGHAPLLRPPSVTQGDPDGGGAVVPNGLDGEEDDDDYVTLSDQDSLSGSSGRGPGPRRPSVASSVSDEYFEVMDRSATLQRRYSEQVANGPAQPPRRQLSAPHMTRGTFGGPLAGSWAQGREREEVGTLRRIQAPRSADKEAQGQRFHHYGVSASGTRDKDGFPRPLKTPGPPRYRPATDGTQSSSRKAGPAVAGPQHWQAKGGPVPRTLPGPGSPGPARNASPLADSRATEERPSPFGIPYSKLSQSKHLKARTGGGQWASSDSKRRAQAPRDHKDP, encoded by the exons ATGGCCTTCTCCCAGGTGCAGTGTCTGGACGACAGCCACGTCAACTGGCGCTCCAGCGAGTCCAAGCCCGAGTTCTTCTACAGCGAGGAGCAGCGGTTGGCGCTGGAGGCCCTGGTGGCCCGCGGCCCCGAGGCCTTCTACGAGGTGCTGAAGCGCGAGAACATCCGGGACTTCCTCTCTGAGCTGGAGCTCAGGCGCATCCTGGACACCATCGAAGTGTACGACCCGGGCTCCGAGGACCCTCGCGCCGCCGGCCAGCCGCAGGGGCCCGAGGACAGCAAAGCCGGAGACTGCCAGGAGGCCAGTGGGGCAGGTGGGGCCCCCACCGAGGCCGAGCTGCTGCCCTCGCTGGAGTACTGGCCCCAGAAGTCGGACCGCTCCATCCCGCAGCTGGACCTGGGCTGGCCGGACACCATCGCCTACCGCGGCGTGACCCGGGCCAGCGTCTACATGCAGCCCCCCATCGACGGGCAGGCCCACATCAAGGAGGTGGTTCGCAAGATGATCAGTCAGGCCCAGAAG GTGATCGCGGTGGTCATGGACATGTTCACCGATGTGGACATCTTCAAGGACCTGCTGGACGCCGGCTTCAAGAGGAAGGTGGCCGTGTACATCATCGTGGACGAGAGTAACGTCAAGTACTTCCTGCACATGTGCGAGCGGGCCCGCATGCACCCGGGGCACCTCAAG AATCTCAGGGTGCGCAGCAGCGGAGGAACCGAGTTCTTCACGCGGTCGGCCACCAAGTTCAAGGGCGCCCTGGCCCAGAAGTTCATGTTCGTGGATGGAGACCGGGCCATCTGTGGCTCTTACAG CTTCACGTGGTCGGCCGCGAGGACGGACCGGAACGTGATCTCCGTGCTGTCCGGCCAGGTGGTGGAGATGTTCGACCGGCAGTTCCAGGAGCTGTACCTCATGTCGCACGGCGTCAGCCTCAAGGGCATCCCCATGGAGaaggagccggagccggagccggtGCTGCTGCCCTCCACGGTCCCGCTGCTGCCCTCGGGCACCGTGGCCAAGAAGCTCGTCAACCCCAAATACGCGTTGGTCAAGGCCAAGAGCGCCGACGAGATCGCCAAGGCTTCTTCCGAGAAACAGGGCGCCACGAGGTCCCCAGCAGGGCGGGGCCCAGCGCCAGCCGACCAGCCAGGGGACCTCCCCGAGCCACCCTCCTCCATCCACCCGGGGCTGCTCAACCTGGAGCGGGCCAACATGTTCGAGTACCTGCCCACCTGGGTGGAGCCGGACCCCGAGCCTGGCAGTGACATCCTGGGCTACATCAATATCATCGACCCCAATATCTGGAACCCGCAGCCCAGCCAGATGAACCGCATCAAGATCCGAGACACGGCCCAGGCGGGGGCCCAGCCGtggaggcagagccagggttgTGGCCCCGCGCCCGTGCCCCGCGCCTCCACGCCCAGCGCCCCCCAGGACGGGGTCCCAGCCGAGAACGGCCTCCACCAGGGGGACACCGAGCCACGGCCCCCTGTACCCAAGCCCCGGACGGTCCCCGTGGCAGACCTGCTTGCCCGGGAGGGCGGCGGTGTGGGCTGGGCCCTGGAGACACCAGAAGAGGAGGCGCCCCAGAATGGGACAGACCACGGGCCGCCCAGGACAGAGGGCCCAGGCCATGCCCCGCTCCTGCGGCCGCCGTCTGTGACCCAGGGTGACCCGGATGGCGGGGGCGCGGTGGTTCCCAACGGGCTGGACGGGGAGGAGGACGATGATGACTACGTGACCCTCAGTGACCAGGACAGCCTCTCAGGCAGCTCCGGCCGTGGCCCCGGTCCCCGGAGGCCCTCAGTGGCCTCTTCTGTGTCCGACGAGTATTTCGAGGTGATGGATCGGTCAGCCACTCTCCAGAGGCGCTACTCGGAGCAGGTGGCCAACGGGCCAGCCCAGCCACCCCGCCGACAGCTTAGCGCCCCCCACATGACCCGTGGGACCTTTGGTGGACCCCTGGCTGGCTCATGGGCCCAGGGTCgggagagagaagaggtgggCACTCTGAGGAGGATACAGGCCCCACGCTCCGCTGACAAGGAGGCACAG GGTCAGCGGTTCCACCACTATGGAGTCTCTGCCTCGGGGACCAGGGATAAGGACGGCTTCCCACGGCCGCTGAAGACCCCAGGACCCCCGCGGTACCGCCCTGCCACCGACGGCACCCAGAGCTCCAGCAGGAAAGCAGGCCCGGCCGTGGCTGGCCCGCAGCACTGGCAGGCCAAGGGTGGCCCGGTGCCCCGCACGCTGCCGGGCCCTGGGAGCCCAGGGCCAGCCCGAAACGCCAGCCCCCTGGCCGACAGCAGGGCCACCGAGGAGCGCCCAAGTCCTTTCGGAATCCCGTACTCCAAACTGTCCCAGTCCAAGCACCTGAAGGCCAGGACGGGTGGTGGCCAGTGGGCATCGTCCGACTCTAAACGGCGGGCCCAGGCCCCCCGGGACCACAAGGACCCCTAG
- the FAM83G gene encoding protein FAM83G isoform X2, translated as MPGLDTHLPAAPSSGHWALGPGAGPGPGGHSWFLRSRGASLRCRLPASSPVQPLNPHGAGRLQMAASLLPCLPPWPWPDPGPPRGTCGLAFSSRRDQHLCARVVIAVVMDMFTDVDIFKDLLDAGFKRKVAVYIIVDESNVKYFLHMCERARMHPGHLKNLRVRSSGGTEFFTRSATKFKGALAQKFMFVDGDRAICGSYSFTWSAARTDRNVISVLSGQVVEMFDRQFQELYLMSHGVSLKGIPMEKEPEPEPVLLPSTVPLLPSGTVAKKLVNPKYALVKAKSADEIAKASSEKQGATRSPAGRGPAPADQPGDLPEPPSSIHPGLLNLERANMFEYLPTWVEPDPEPGSDILGYINIIDPNIWNPQPSQMNRIKIRDTAQAGAQPWRQSQGCGPAPVPRASTPSAPQDGVPAENGLHQGDTEPRPPVPKPRTVPVADLLAREGGGVGWALETPEEEAPQNGTDHGPPRTEGPGHAPLLRPPSVTQGDPDGGGAVVPNGLDGEEDDDDYVTLSDQDSLSGSSGRGPGPRRPSVASSVSDEYFEVMDRSATLQRRYSEQVANGPAQPPRRQLSAPHMTRGTFGGPLAGSWAQGREREEVGTLRRIQAPRSADKEAQGQRFHHYGVSASGTRDKDGFPRPLKTPGPPRYRPATDGTQSSSRKAGPAVAGPQHWQAKGGPVPRTLPGPGSPGPARNASPLADSRATEERPSPFGIPYSKLSQSKHLKARTGGGQWASSDSKRRAQAPRDHKDP; from the exons ATGCCTGGCCTGGACACACACCTGCCTGCTGCCCCCTCCTCTGGACATTGGGCACTTGGTCCAGGCGCTGGGCCAGGTCCAGGTGGACACAGCTGGTTCCTGCGGTCACGAGGAGCCAGCCTCAGATGCAGACTGCCCGCCTCTAGCCCGGTGCAGCCTCTCAACCCACACGGGGCAGGCCGTCTCCAGATGGCAGCCTCTCTGCTGCCTTGCCTACCGCCTTGGCCCTGGCCTGACCCAGGACCTCCACGGGGTACTTGTGGGCTGGCGTTTTCCTCCAGGCGGGACCAGCATCTTTGTGCTCGAGTG GTGATCGCGGTGGTCATGGACATGTTCACCGATGTGGACATCTTCAAGGACCTGCTGGACGCCGGCTTCAAGAGGAAGGTGGCCGTGTACATCATCGTGGACGAGAGTAACGTCAAGTACTTCCTGCACATGTGCGAGCGGGCCCGCATGCACCCGGGGCACCTCAAG AATCTCAGGGTGCGCAGCAGCGGAGGAACCGAGTTCTTCACGCGGTCGGCCACCAAGTTCAAGGGCGCCCTGGCCCAGAAGTTCATGTTCGTGGATGGAGACCGGGCCATCTGTGGCTCTTACAG CTTCACGTGGTCGGCCGCGAGGACGGACCGGAACGTGATCTCCGTGCTGTCCGGCCAGGTGGTGGAGATGTTCGACCGGCAGTTCCAGGAGCTGTACCTCATGTCGCACGGCGTCAGCCTCAAGGGCATCCCCATGGAGaaggagccggagccggagccggtGCTGCTGCCCTCCACGGTCCCGCTGCTGCCCTCGGGCACCGTGGCCAAGAAGCTCGTCAACCCCAAATACGCGTTGGTCAAGGCCAAGAGCGCCGACGAGATCGCCAAGGCTTCTTCCGAGAAACAGGGCGCCACGAGGTCCCCAGCAGGGCGGGGCCCAGCGCCAGCCGACCAGCCAGGGGACCTCCCCGAGCCACCCTCCTCCATCCACCCGGGGCTGCTCAACCTGGAGCGGGCCAACATGTTCGAGTACCTGCCCACCTGGGTGGAGCCGGACCCCGAGCCTGGCAGTGACATCCTGGGCTACATCAATATCATCGACCCCAATATCTGGAACCCGCAGCCCAGCCAGATGAACCGCATCAAGATCCGAGACACGGCCCAGGCGGGGGCCCAGCCGtggaggcagagccagggttgTGGCCCCGCGCCCGTGCCCCGCGCCTCCACGCCCAGCGCCCCCCAGGACGGGGTCCCAGCCGAGAACGGCCTCCACCAGGGGGACACCGAGCCACGGCCCCCTGTACCCAAGCCCCGGACGGTCCCCGTGGCAGACCTGCTTGCCCGGGAGGGCGGCGGTGTGGGCTGGGCCCTGGAGACACCAGAAGAGGAGGCGCCCCAGAATGGGACAGACCACGGGCCGCCCAGGACAGAGGGCCCAGGCCATGCCCCGCTCCTGCGGCCGCCGTCTGTGACCCAGGGTGACCCGGATGGCGGGGGCGCGGTGGTTCCCAACGGGCTGGACGGGGAGGAGGACGATGATGACTACGTGACCCTCAGTGACCAGGACAGCCTCTCAGGCAGCTCCGGCCGTGGCCCCGGTCCCCGGAGGCCCTCAGTGGCCTCTTCTGTGTCCGACGAGTATTTCGAGGTGATGGATCGGTCAGCCACTCTCCAGAGGCGCTACTCGGAGCAGGTGGCCAACGGGCCAGCCCAGCCACCCCGCCGACAGCTTAGCGCCCCCCACATGACCCGTGGGACCTTTGGTGGACCCCTGGCTGGCTCATGGGCCCAGGGTCgggagagagaagaggtgggCACTCTGAGGAGGATACAGGCCCCACGCTCCGCTGACAAGGAGGCACAG GGTCAGCGGTTCCACCACTATGGAGTCTCTGCCTCGGGGACCAGGGATAAGGACGGCTTCCCACGGCCGCTGAAGACCCCAGGACCCCCGCGGTACCGCCCTGCCACCGACGGCACCCAGAGCTCCAGCAGGAAAGCAGGCCCGGCCGTGGCTGGCCCGCAGCACTGGCAGGCCAAGGGTGGCCCGGTGCCCCGCACGCTGCCGGGCCCTGGGAGCCCAGGGCCAGCCCGAAACGCCAGCCCCCTGGCCGACAGCAGGGCCACCGAGGAGCGCCCAAGTCCTTTCGGAATCCCGTACTCCAAACTGTCCCAGTCCAAGCACCTGAAGGCCAGGACGGGTGGTGGCCAGTGGGCATCGTCCGACTCTAAACGGCGGGCCCAGGCCCCCCGGGACCACAAGGACCCCTAG